The Prunus persica cultivar Lovell chromosome G8, Prunus_persica_NCBIv2, whole genome shotgun sequence genome includes a region encoding these proteins:
- the LOC18767377 gene encoding germin-like protein subfamily 1 member 20 — protein sequence MKVVLFLISTLAILAFATFLASASDPSPLQDFCVAINDTKSPVILNGIAVFVNGKFCKDPKLANANDFFLSGFQIPRSTQNPVGSTVTPASVDQIAGLNTLGISLARIDFGPNGLNPPHTHPRGTEILVVVEGTLYVGFVTSNGDGNRLFTKVLNKGDVFVFPIGLIHFQLNVGHVNAVALAALSSQNPGVITIANAVFGSKPPINPDVLAKAFQVDNKVVDYLQKQFWYNNS from the exons ATGAAAGTTGTTCTTTTTCTCATAAGCACTCTTGCCATATTGGCATTTGCAACCTTCCTTGCCTCAGCCTCTGATCCCAGTCCTCTTCAGGACTTCTGTGTAGCAATCAATGACACCAAATCTCCTG TGATTCTAAATGGGATAGCGGTGTTTGTGAATGGGAAATTCTGCAAGGATCCTAAGCTTGCCAATGCGAATGATTTCTTCCTCTCCGGATTTCAAATTCCAAGAAGCACACAAAATCCGGTTGGTTCGACGGTGACACCTGCGAGCGTGGACCAAATAGCCGGATTGAACACTCTCGGCATATCCCTGGCTCGCATAGACTTTGGACCAAATGGCCTAAACCCTCCTCATACTCACCCTCGTGGCACTGAAATCCTTGTAGTCGTGGAAGGTACACTCTATGTTGGTTTcgttacatccaacggtgatgGCAATCGCCTATTCACTAAAGTATTGAACAAGGGAGATGTGTTTGTGTTCCCAATTGGTCTAATTCACTTCCAACTCAATGTGGGACACGTCAACGCTGTAGCCCTTGCCGCTCTTAGCAGCCAGAACCCAGGCGTTATCACCATTGCAAATGCAGTTTTTGGCTCCAAGCCTCCCATCAATCCTGATGTTCTAGCCAAGGCCTTCCAAGTGGACAACAAGGTTGTTGATTATCTTCAGAAACAGTTCTGGTACAACAACAgttaa
- the LOC109950744 gene encoding uncharacterized protein LOC109950744 yields MEYSQVSTDDGEAEVKEMRGVSYNFYLHPCHFLEEAVRAFFKCLGIENRAQEEKDDGQKDTETNPNKIAPSTSQAELQDDAADPSVTATDTTEADPAPSSTTKQTSEVAASSRVVRQPITTGGGGQIN; encoded by the exons ATGGAGTACTCACAAGTATCAACTGATGATGGGGAGGCGGAGGTGAAAGAGATGAGAGGTGTTTCCTATAATTTCTACTTACACCCATGCCACTTCCTTGAAGAAGCAGTTAGGGCCTTTTTCAAGTGTTTGGGTATTGAGAATAGAGCACAGGAGGAAAAAGATGATGGGCAAAAAGACACTGAAACAAACCCTAATAAAATTGCTCCTTCAACCTCCCAAGCAGAGCTACAAGATGATGCTGCAGATCCATCAGTCACAGCAACAGACACAACAGAAGCTGATCCAGCTCCATCTTCAACTACTAAACAAACCTCT GAAGTTGCTGCAAGCTCAAGGGTTGTTAGACAACCAATAACCACGGGGGGAGGTGGGCAGATCAATTAA